The following is a genomic window from Marinobacter sp. NP-4(2019).
CTGATTTTGGTCTGAAAGCTTTGTCGCCAGAGAGAGTCAGATACCTCAATGCCAGAGGGTGAGGTGTCTGGCTCTCTTTGTCTGCTTTAATGGCCTCTCGAGGCTACTTCTCAGTCATCATTGCCGCGATGGCATCCGCCGTTTTTTCGTAATGAGCGGTCAAAACGGCTTTTGCACGTTCTATATCCCGTGAAATCACCGCTTCCAGAATCTCTTTATGCTCAGCCGGTACGTCACGTTTTCCTTCCGCAGTGTATTTTTGTGATAAGAATCGATACCTCGACGTCTGATCTCTGAGAGTGGCGGATATTTTTTTCAGCCAGAAAGAGTCGCAGTTTGATAGGAGCGCATCATGGAAATCCTTGTGCACCGTCTCCCAGCGATCAGACAGCTCTCCAGTGTCCGGGTTCTTAAGCGGGAGATTGGTCAGGGTATGATGGACCCCAAGCAGGCGGCTTTCCCATTCCAGGTCCGCATTTCGAATAGAGTTCTCCAGCGCCTGACATTCGATCATGCAACGTACATGGGTGATATCGTAAATCTCGCTGGTGGTGATATTCCGAACACTGAATCCCTGATGATCGACCAACTCGATGAAACCCAAGGCTGTCAGCCTGGATAAGGCTTCCCTCAAAGGAATGGAGCTGGCGTCATAGCGCTCCATCAGGTTCTTGATACGGAGTTTGGTCTGGGGCACCAACTCACCATTGATGATGTCCGCCCGGATCTTGTCCTCGACAGTTGAAGCAAGCGTTTTCTTGGGCGCGGATTTAGTAACGTTCGCTGTCATCTATGTACCTCATAACAAAAATTCGGAGCCGTTGGCGGCGCGTCCTGCGTCCACGGTCACCAAAGCAAACTGCCGATAGTCAATCCAATAATATATATCTTTTATAATTATATACTATCTCGAGTATCAGGCAAGATGAAGTGAGCGTCAACGGCTAAGTAAAGCAGCTCCTGTGTACTGCGGCCAGCATAACGCTTTGTTTTCTCAGGGTAGCACCTCTCATTCCTCTCACCTGGCAATAAAATACAAAACCAAAATAATATACAATTCTTGTAAAATAGTTTTTTCGAGGGTATAAATATCTCTAGTTGGTGCTGACGCTACTTCTCCGTCGAGATAGGGCGGAGGACGGCCAGCAGAAATAAAGCTAATAAAATCAACAAGAGAAGCGCCTTATGTACACCCAAATCCGATCTCTCGGGACGCTGAAGAGGAGTGTCCTACTATCAGTGGCGGTTAGCTGTGCCACAGCCAATGCCGCAAACATCCACAGCTCTGAAGATGTAAAAGTTCGCTTCGACAATACGGTCAAGTACAGCGCTGCTTACCGCCTGAAAAGTCAGAGCAGTGATCTCACCAACACCTTCCTGAATATTCTGGACGACGGTAACCGCAATTTTGATCGCGGCCTCGTATCGAACCGTGTCGATCTGCTTTCTGAGCTGGACCTTGTTTATAAGAATCGAATGGGCGTCCGGGTGTCTGGGGCGGCCTGGTATGACGATGTTTACAACCAGAGTAATGACAATGACAGCGATGCGACGGTGAATACCACGTCAGTACCGGCTGGAAGGTTCTCTGATGCTACACGTGATGAGATGGGGCGGGATGCCGAGATTCTGGATGCATTCCTGTTTCTGAAGAACGACCCATACAGCAACACCCCGTACAGTGTGCGGGCAGGGCGGCACACGGTGGTATACGGTGAAAGCCTGTTCTTCGGTGCTAACGGTATCGCCAACGCCCAGGCGCCGATTGACCTGATCAAGTTGCTCTCCGTTCCAGGTTCTCAATTCAAAGAAATCATCCGTCCGGTTGGGCAAGTCTCAACACAGATCCAGCTTACTCCGAAGGTGTCGTTTGGTGCCTACTACCAGTTTGAGTGGGATGAAGCCCGCCTTCCGGCTTCTGGTAGTTACTTGAGCGACGTGGATATTGTCGGGGCTGGTGCTGAGTGGCTGGTGCCAGGTGCCATTCCTGTCAGAAGTGGTGAGGCCAGCGATAACGGCCAGTTCGGCGCCCAGCTCCGGTTCCGTCCTGGCAAGGGCAGCGTCGAATACGGCCTTTATGCAGCCCAGTATCACGACAAACTGCCTCAGTTGTATCTCGATGTGACCAACAATGAGCTTAATCATCTCTACATCGAGGATGTTAAAACTGCCGGCGCAAGCTTTAGCACGGTGCTGGGCGATGCCAATGTAGCCGGTGAACTCTCCTATCGATGGGACGCACCATTGGTCAGTGATCTGGTGGCGGCCCCGGAAGGGGCCAATGGCACCAATAACCAGGTTCACGCCATCGGGGAAAGCCTTCATGCCCAGCTATCCGCCATCTATCTGATGTCCGAAAGTCCATTGTGGGACGGAGCCGAGTTTCTGGGGGAGGTAGCGTGGAATACGCGAATGGATATTACCGACAATCCGGAAGCACTGGACCCCAACACAACAAAGAGCGCAGCGGCCCTGCGTTATTTGTTCACTCCCCAATACTTTCAGGTCGCACCAGGCCTGGACCTCAGCCTGCCCATCGGCGTCGGTTACAACTTCTATGGACGCTCCTCTACCGTCTTTAAATACAACGGCGGAACCGAGCATGCCGGCGATTTCAGTCTGGGGCTCAACTTTGACTACAAGCGCAAGGTTAAAGGCGGCATTTCCTATACCCACTATTTCGGAGACGAAGAGCCCTTCCTCGATGACACCGGGACGATGACCTTCGGTCAGTCCCTCGCTGACCGGGATTTTATCTCGCTCAACATCCGCACCACTTTCTAAGAGGTGAAAGTAACGATGAACAACAAAATCAAGACACTCGTCGCGACAACAGTGCTCATAGCCTGCAGCAACACCTTCGGTGCGGTTTCGTCCGAAGAAGCCATGGCACTCAAGAATGAACTGACGCCTTTGGGCGCAGAAAGAGCCGGTAATGCTGATGGTTCGATTCCGGCCTGGACCGGAGGTGTAACCGAGGCCGATGTGGCCAACGCCACCGCCCAACCGCGAGAGAATTATTTTGCGGATGACGCCGTCCAATACGTTGTTGATAAGAATAACGTGGATGAGTACTCGGAACTTCTGTCAGAGGGCGTTCAGGCGTTGATCAACAAATACCCTGACTCCTTCCGTCTGAACGTATATGAGACACGCCGAACAGCCGCGGCACCGGAGTGGGTGTACGAGAACACTTACCAGAATGCCCTGCGTGCAGTTGCGACTGAAAACGGGAACTCGGTCGAAAATGCGTACGGTGGTACCCCGTTTCCGATTCCCAAAACGGGCGCGGAAGTGATGTGGAATCATTTGTTGCGCTGGAAGGGTGAGTCTGTGGAACTGCCATTCCGGGTATTCGTGGGATCCTCCGATGGTAAAACCACCCTGGCGGTTGCCGCAAAAGATGAACATCAGATGCCCTATTACTACGAGGACGGCGACCTCGACAGCTTCCAGGGCGATGCACTGCTGATCAGGCAGTTGCAGACAGAGCCAGCCTTTAAAGCGGGTGAGTCAATCCTGATCCGTGATCCCCTGGATCAGGTTAACGAGGGTCGCAAGGCCTGGCAGTACCTTGCAGGTCAGCGCCGGGTCCGTCGTGCACCGACCATCGCTTTCGACACCCCGGATTTCGTGGCCTCCGGCCAGAACTACTTTGATGAAGTCTTCATGTTCTTCGGGTCTCTGGAACGTTATGACTGGAACCTGTTAGGGAAGCAGGAAATGCTGATCCCTTACAACAACAATGCTTTTCTGACCAAGACATTTGATGAGGTGCTTGACGGGCACCACCTGAATTCAGATCAGATGCGATGGGAAAAGCATCGTGTCTGGGTCGTTGAAGCCACGCTTGCAGAGGGCAAGCGCCATGTTGTTCCGAAGAAGCGTTTTTACGTGGATGAAGACAGCTGGTCGGTTGTGTTGGTCGATGGATACGACGCGAACGGAGAGCTTTGGAGAGTGCAACACGCGGTGCCGTTTGTTGCTCCTGAGATTCCGGCGGTCGTTACTACAACGTTCACCGCTTTCAACCTTCCCGCCGACACCTGGGTCGTCAACCTGCTTTATAACGAGCAAGACGTCCAGTACCGCCCGGTACGTCGTCGCCCGGATATCTATTTCACGCCGGATGCACTGGCCGGTTCCGGCATTCGATAACTGAAAACGCCGGGACCCGGTGGTCCCGGCGATTGAAGGTTTCACTATGTACGTATTTAAAACTCTGTTGATAACGGCTTTGAGTGGGCTAATGCCGATGCTTGCCATAGCAACTGGCAGTCTGGACCCGCTCGAGACCTCAAGCTATGTGAGCCACAGATTGAACTCCAGCGTCATGCTGACGATAGCCCGGGCGGGTGATGAGCTGTTTATGGCCGGTGAACGGGGGATTGTCATGCGCTCCTCGGGGGATGGGCAATGGTCTCAGGATCAGGTACCGGTTTCGACCAGTATCACCAGAATCAAGCCCGTTTCCAATGGACTGTTAGCTCTGGGGCATTCCGGCACTGTGCTGCTCCTTGCTGATGCCTCCCAGTCCCAATGGCGCATTCTGATTAATGGCGAGGATATCCCCGATATCTACCAACAATACATCGATCAGGCGGAGTTAAGTGATCCGGAAAAGTTGATGCTCGAGAGGGAAGTGGCCAGCCATACCCAGCAGGGCCCGGATAAACCGCTGTTCGATGCCATTGAGGTTGCTCCGGGGCGAGTACATGTGTTCGGTGCCTATGGTTTGGCGCTGGAGATGACATTCTCGGGGAGGACGTACACATCGAGCCTATTACGCATCGATTTGAAGAGAACGAATACATGCACCTTTACGGTGCGGCACACCATGGAGACGCGATCTATGTGGTGGGAGAGCAGGGTACTTTATACCGTTCCGACGATGCCGGCTTCAGCTATGTCAGGCAGGAAAGCCCGTATCCAGGCTCTTTCTTCGGTGTAACGGAAGCTCAGGGGGCGCTCTATATCTACGGAATGAAAGGGCACCTGTACCGACAGCGCGATGAAGGGAACTGGGAGCTGGTCAACATACCGACCGAAGCTGCCATCGCAGACATCTCAACTTCGGACGACAACCAGCTTTATGTCCTGTCTCAATCCGGGCAGGTCTTTTCTGGCTGCGATACCCGTTGTGAACCAAGTGGTCGAGTCAATGCACCCGCTGCCGGCATGGCGCTCAAGGGTGACCGGATCTATTTCTCGACCTTTGCGGGCCCACAGTCCCTCCAGTGACGCGGTGAAAGAATATGAACGCTCAAAACAATGAAAAAAGTGATTTCGAGGTGGTACGCCAACTCGATGCATTTGACAGGAACTCAGGATCCCTTCTGGAGAGGGTGATCTTCAACAACCGTGCACTCATTCTAATGGTCTTTGCGCTGGTGACATTGTTTCTGGGCTATTCCGCCCGGGATATCCGGTTGGACGCTTCATTTGAGAAAATGATTCCGCTGCAACACCAGTACATCGTTAATTACTATGACCACAAAGCGGATCTGTCGGGGCTGGCCAATACCTTGCGTATTGCGGTGGAAAATACCGAAGGGACGGTCATTGACGCGGATTACCTCAACACTCTGCGTCTTCTTAATGACGAGATCTTTCTGATGGAGGGCGTAGACCGCCCCTACATGAAGTCGCTTTGGACACCCGCGGTACGTTGGGTCGGAGTGACTGAGTATGGCCTGGATGGTGGCCCGGTCATTCCTGATGATTACGATGGGAGCGCCGAAAGCCTGGCGCAGGTACGGGCGAACATCGAAAAGTCCGGTGAAATCGGGCGTCTCGTAGCGAACAACTTCCAGTCAAGCATCATTCTGGTGCCGCTCAATGAGGATAGCGGCATTGAATACCGGGATCTCGTGAACCGGCTCAATGAACTGGAAGCCAAATACGAACCCATGGGCGTGAAGATCTATATTACGGGTTTCTCCAAGCTGGTGGGCGATCTGATTCTTGGGCTCGAGCAGGTATTACAGTTCTTCCTGATCGCCATCATCATCTGTACCGGAGTGATCTACGCCTACACACGGTGTGTGACCAGCACCGCTCTCGTTGTTATTTGTTCACTGACCGCCGTGAGCTGGCTGATCGGTTTGTTGCCATTGTTAGGTTACCAGCTGGATCCATACTCGGTGCTGGTGCCGTTTCTTGTGTTTGCAATTGGCATGAGCCATGGGGCTCAGAAGATGAACGGCATCATGGCGGATATCGGGCGGGGAACCCATAAACTGGTCGCCGCGCGCTACACCTTCCGACGTCTGTTTGTGGCCGGAATCACCGCGCTTCTGGCAGATGCGGTCGGTTTTGCAGTCTTGATGATGATTGATATCCAGGCGATTCAGGAACTGGCTATTGCTGCAAGCCTTGGTGTGGCGACATTGATATTCACCAATCTGGTCATGCTGCCACTGCTGTTGTCATACACTGGCGTTAACCGGCAAGCAGCCATGCGAAGCGTGGCTGAAGAGCAGCGCGACCGTAACGATGTGGATCATAAGAAACATCCGTTGTGGGAAGTCCTGGACAAGTTCACCAGGCGCAGGTTTGCCTCGGTGGCGGTGGTGGTCAGTGCTGGTCTGGCCATAGTGGGTCTGGTAATCAGCGCCGATCTGAAAATTGGTGACCTGGGCTCGGGCGCACCGGAGCTGAGGCCAGACTCCGAATACAATATGGATAACGCCTTTATCGTTGATAACTACTCGATCAGCAGTGACATCTATGTCGTTATGGTCGAAACCGGGACCTACGAGTGCGTCAATTACGACAACCTGTTAATGGTCGAGGCGTTGGAGCGGCAGTTACAGAATCTTGATGCCGTGGAGTCAACCAATTCCTTTGCCGGGCTGAGCAAACAGTCTGCCGTCGGAATGAACGAAGGTAATCTGCGTTGGTATGAGCTTCCGAGAACACAGGGACTACTAAACGCGATTGCCACCCGGGCCCCCCGGGAGCTTTTTAACCAAAGCTGTGACCTGCTCAGTGTTTACGCTTACCTGAAAGATCACAAGGCGGAAACGCTGCAGGCTGTTGCGGATGTCGTCGAGCGTTTTTCCGCAGAGCACAGCACTGACGACATCCGGTTCCTCAATGCTGCAGGCAACGCCGGCATCCAGGCGGCGACCAACAGTGTCGTCAAGACTGCCAACTACCAGATGCTATTGATGGTGTATGCCGCCGTCATCGTGCTCGCCTACATTACCTTCCGCTCGTTCAAGGCTGTGATTTGCGCCGTTATACCCCTGTTGCTTACGTCGATCCTGTGTGAGGCGCTGATGGTTATCCTGGATATCGGGGTGAAGGTGTCCACGCTTCCGGTGATTGCCCTGGGCGTAGGGATAGGGGTGGATTACGCGCTTTATATCCTGTCGGTGACGATAGCCAGACTTCGTGCGGGGCAGTCTCTATCGGACGCCTACTATGAAGCCCTGTTGTTTACAGGGAAGGTCGTGGCATTGACGGGCATCACCCTCGGAGTCGCGGTATCCACCTGGTACTTTTCGCCGATCCAGTTTCAGGCAGACATGGGGATTCTGCTGGCCTTTATGTTTATCTGGAACATGCTGGGTGCCGGTTTGTTACTGCCAGCCCTGGCGCACTTTATGTTCAGGCAGCAGGTGCGTTAAGGGGGGCGGTCCCTCCCCAAATGTCTTTGATAGTTTATACAAAGAAAATATATTATGTTGTTGACAAAATATATAATGCTGTGAGATATATATTTTATCCCAGCAACAACAGGCGCTGCATGCGCCCCAACAATAGGGAATGGACTATGCGCTTCGTAAGTATTGAGAAGGACACAGTGCCAGGTATTGCAATCCGTGACGCTGGCGTCCTGAAAGGCTTGTACGCGAACCAGGAAGGGTATCCGGGAAGCCTTGATAGCCTGCTTCGTCAGGGCCAGGAAGCATTGGAAAGAGCAGCAGCGGTCCTGATGCGCAGCGCTGTCCTTGACGCCTCGGCTCTTAATGTAAGCATTCCACTCCATCGCCCGTCGAAGATCATATGTGTGGGGCTGAATTACGCCGATCACACCAAGGAGAGTCCTTATGACCAGCCGGACTATCCCACCCTTTTTCCCCGCTTTACTTCGAGCCTGATTGCCGACGGTGAGGCTATTGTGCGTCCAAACTGTTCGGTGCAGTTGGACTTTGAGGGGGAAATGGTGGCCGTGATTGGGCAAAAGGGGCGTCATATCCCGAAAGATCAGGCGCTCAATCATGTTGCCGGCTATTCACTGTTTAATGATGGCTCGGTGCGGGATTACCAGTTCAAGTCGCCGCAATGGACTGTCGGAAAGAATTTCGATGCTACGGGGGCGTTCGGTCCCGAATTTGTGACTGCAGACGAACTCCCGCCCGGGGCTAAAGGCCTGCAACTGACCACTCGACTGAATGGCAAGGTTATGCAAAAGGCCAACACCAGCGACATGCTTTTCGATGTGGCCAGTCTGGTGAGCATCATCAGTGGGGCAATCACACTCGAAGTGGGTGACCTGATTGTGACCGGCACACCGGCCGGGATTGGCTATGCACGAGATCCGAAAGTGTTCATGAAAGCCGGTGATGTCTGTGAGGTTGAGATCGAGGGTATTGGAGTCTTGAGCAATCCCATTGTCGATGAAGAATGCTGAGATGACGGCAGCCCGGCCTGAGAGCGGGGCTCTTTAATAAAACAAGAAAAGCAGCCACTCCAACGCTGCATGTAATTGGAGGACGGTACGATGCCACTGAGCAAAGAGCCAAATCAGCCGACCAGGCCCGTAGGGGTACATTCACTCGATCACTTCGCACTGAATGTGCCGTGCCTGGATACCGCACGTGAGTTCTATACCAGCTTCGGCCTGGATGTCCGGGAGGAATCCGGGGTACTGGTCCTGCGATCCCATTTTGATCCCCATCCGTGGGCATACTTACATCACGGAACGCGAAAGTCCCTCAGGCAGATATGTTTTGGTGTCTATGCCAAGGACCTGCCGATCATTGAGGCGCGGGTCCGGGCGGAAGGTCTCACCGTGGATGCCGATCCGGAGGGACTGCAAGGCTTCTGGTTCCACGACTGCGACGGCACGCGGGTAGGGGTGCGTGTTGCTCCAAAAGTGACTCCGGACGGAAAAGCGTCTGCGTCCTTTGAGCCAGTGCCTGCCGGAAACCGGGGGGCGCCGTATCGTCGCCATGCTCCAAAAGTCCGTCCGCGCCGGTTGTCTCACATTCTGCTGTTCACCCGGAACCTGAATCGAACCCTGGATTTCTATTCGCGGATTCTCGGGCTTCGGCTGTCGGACCGTGCTGCAGACATTGTCGCGTTCATGCACGCCATTCATGGCGCGGACCACCACACGGTTGCGTTTGTCCAGTCGGAGGCGCCGGGATTCCATCATTGCAGCTGGGATGTCGCGTCGATTAACGAGGTAGGGCTGGGCGCCATGTTCATGGCCGATAGGGGATGGTCGGAAGGGTGGGGGCTGGGCCGGCACGTACTGGGCTCCAACTACTTCCATTACGTTCGCGACCCCTGGGGTAGCTACAGCGAATACTCCTTTGACATTGATTATGTGCCTGCCGGAGTTGAATGGCAGTCTGCGGATCATCCGCCGGAGGACTCCCTCTATCTGTGGGGACCGGAAGCGCCGCCTGAGTTCACCATTAATTTCGAAGCTCTTTAACCCGGAATCTTAACCCCGAACCGTCATTACAAGAACAAAATGCGGAGAACACAAAATGAATCAGCAAAACTCAGATGACGTTTTCCAGGTCCCCGTACTCATCGTTGGTGGCGGGCCTGCCGGACTGAGTGCGTCCTTGCTGTTGTCCCGCTATGGGATCGACTCTCTCCTGATCACCAAGCATCGCTGGACGGCCAATAGTCCGCGCGCTCACATCACCAACCAGCGTACGGTCGAAGTGTTCCGTGATGCGGGGATCGAGCACAGTGTCATGGCAGCTGCGACACCCCATGATCTGATGGCTAACAACGTCTGGGCTACCAGCTTTGCCGGCCAGGAACTGGGTCGGTTACTTACCTGGGGCAATGCCATTGAGCGAAAGTCCGACTACGAGAAAGCCAGCCCTTCCTACATGTGTAATATTCCCCAGCACGTCCTGGAGCCGGTACTGGCGACCGAAGCACTACGTGCCGGTGGCGAAGTCCGTTTCAACAATGAACTGATTGACTTCAGCCAGGATGAGGAAGGTGTCACCGCGCGCATTTTTGATCGCGGTCTGCAGCGTGAGTATCGAGTCCGGGCCAATTACATGATTGGTGCTGACGGCGCACGCAGTCGCGTTGTCGAAAAGCTAGGCCTTCCGCTTGAAGGCGAGTCGGGGCTTGGTTGTGCGGTGAATGTCTGGCTTCGGGCCGACCTCCGGCGCTACTGCGAGCATCGACCGGGCGTTCTGTACTGGATGGTTCAGCCAGGCAATGACTACTGGGTAGGCAGCGGCACGTTCATCTGTGTGCGGCCGTGGAATGAGTGGGTGATGCTCTATATGTATGATCCGGCCGAGGGAGAGCCTGACCTGAGCGAAGCGGCTGTCACCGAACGGGCTCGCCGGGTTATAGGTGATGAGACAATCCCGATCGAGATACTTTCAACCAGTAAATGGCAGATTAACCATGTGGTTGCGCAGCGATACTCAGAGGGCAGAGTGTTCTGCGTCGGAGATGCTGTCCACCGCCATCCCCCTGCTAACGGACTGGGCTCCAATACCTCGGTGCAGGATGCCTACAATCTGGCCTGGAAGCTGGCCATGGTGATTCATGGCCAGGCTGGCCCAGGCCTGCTGGACAGTTACAGTGAGGAGCGGCAGCCAGTTGGTCGCCAGGTCGTCGACCGTGCTATGGAGAGCGTACAAAACATGCGGCCCATAGCCGATGCTCTGGGTTTCAAAGCCGGGCAGAGCGAAGAAGAAGGTTGGGCCAGCCTCCAGGAACTCTCCACCGATAGCATTGCCGGGCGGGAGCGTCGTGCCGAACTGGATCAGGCCATTCAATTGCAGAATTATCAGTTCAATTGCCACGGCGTTGAACTTGGCCAGCGCTATCGAAGTGCAGCGGTCGTCACTGACGGAACCGATGAGCCGGACTATCAGCGTGACGCTGAACTCTACTACCAACCCACCACTTGGCCGGGCGCCCGCCTTCCTCACGCCTGGCTGACCGACCCTCAAGGCCATCGGGTTTCTACCCTTGATATTACCGGCAAAGGGCATTTCACGCTTTTGACCGGGCATGGTGGTGATACCTGGTGCCAGGCGGCTACTACGATTGCCCGCGAACTCGGTATTGAGCTTCCCGTACGACGTATCGGTCCCGGTCTGGACTATGCCGACAGCTACGGCGATTGGGCCCGGCTGCGCGAGGTGGATGAGGGCGGATGCATACTGGTAAGACCTGATAACCATGTCGGCTGGCGATCTCTCCACCCCCAGTCTTCCTGTGAGCAATTGTTGATGGAAGTGATCCAGCACCTGTTGCATCGACGATAAAGCTTACTCCTTTTCCCGATAGATAACGCCTTTTGCCAGGTCCTTATGGACCTGGCCAGGAAGCTTAGTGCCGCAAATAAGGTGGTTACCCCCTGCGGCTGGATTAGCAGTAAATAACTGGAGTTTCTGGAAATGACCGATAAACAACAAAAACCCTCTTCCATTTCTCGGCGTCATTTCATCAAGACCAGCGGAGCAGGGGCGGCTGCCGTCGCGCTGGGCGGGTTGCCAGCAGGTTCGGTTTCGGCCACTCCGCAGGCCTATGACAGTGAACATGACATTGTTGTCTGCGGGGGCGGAGGTAGTGGTCTGCCAGCTGCACTGTTTGCCCGCTGGCTGGGCAATGACGTGGCGATCCTCGAAAAAGCCGCAAGTCCGGGCGGTACGGCCGCCAAGGCAGCGTTCTGGTATTGGGTTCCAAACAACAAAGCGCTGCGTGACGCTGGTAACACGGACCCCAAGCCTGAATTTATGCGCTATGTCGCACGTCTCAGTCGGCCGCAGTCCTACGATCCCTCATTGCCAAAGCTCGGTCTGAGTGACTGGGAATACGAAATGTGTGAGGCGATCTATGAAAGTGCCTCGCCGGCTGTAGAGCTATTGGCGGAGAAGGGTGCGTTGCCTTATCGCCATGTGCCGGATGTGCCTGATTACTGGGCGGATCTGGCTGGAGAGAACGCGCCTATGGGCCGGGTACTGATCCCGAAGGATACCAGCCCCAGCATGGCCGATGGCGGCCAGGTAGCCATTCGTACCCTGACCGTAGCGGCTCGCCGGGACGGAGTAAAAATCCATACCGGCCAACGGGTTGTCGGTGTCATTCGTAATGAGAAGGGCAGAGCGGTTGGCGTAGAGGTGGCAACCGAGGAAGGGACGACACGCCGGGTGCGCGCCCGAAAGGCAGTGATTTTTGCCAGCGGTGGTTTCACTCACGATCCGGAACTGCGCCGGAATTTTCTGAGCATGCCGGTCTATGGCGGGTGCGCCGCACTCACCAATGAGGGGGATTTTGTGCGGATCTCCAGCAACTTGGGTGTGCAACTTGGCAACATGAATTACGCCTGGTCTTGCCCAATCCTGCTGGAAAAAGCGCTGGCCAAAGATGGTTCCATGTCCGGCATTTTTACCATGACCGGCGACTCCATGTTGATGGTGAACAAATACGGACAGCGAGTGGTTAATGAAAAGACCCTGTACAACGAAATGGTGCCTACCTTCTTCCAGTGGGACGGTACCAGAGCGGAATATCCTAATCTGGTGATGTGCTCCATCTGGGACCAGCGTGCGCAGGATCACAGCGCGAGCAAGGATT
Proteins encoded in this region:
- a CDS encoding FAD-dependent monooxygenase, with the protein product MNQQNSDDVFQVPVLIVGGGPAGLSASLLLSRYGIDSLLITKHRWTANSPRAHITNQRTVEVFRDAGIEHSVMAAATPHDLMANNVWATSFAGQELGRLLTWGNAIERKSDYEKASPSYMCNIPQHVLEPVLATEALRAGGEVRFNNELIDFSQDEEGVTARIFDRGLQREYRVRANYMIGADGARSRVVEKLGLPLEGESGLGCAVNVWLRADLRRYCEHRPGVLYWMVQPGNDYWVGSGTFICVRPWNEWVMLYMYDPAEGEPDLSEAAVTERARRVIGDETIPIEILSTSKWQINHVVAQRYSEGRVFCVGDAVHRHPPANGLGSNTSVQDAYNLAWKLAMVIHGQAGPGLLDSYSEERQPVGRQVVDRAMESVQNMRPIADALGFKAGQSEEEGWASLQELSTDSIAGRERRAELDQAIQLQNYQFNCHGVELGQRYRSAAVVTDGTDEPDYQRDAELYYQPTTWPGARLPHAWLTDPQGHRVSTLDITGKGHFTLLTGHGGDTWCQAATTIARELGIELPVRRIGPGLDYADSYGDWARLREVDEGGCILVRPDNHVGWRSLHPQSSCEQLLMEVIQHLLHRR
- a CDS encoding FAD-dependent oxidoreductase; this encodes MTDKQQKPSSISRRHFIKTSGAGAAAVALGGLPAGSVSATPQAYDSEHDIVVCGGGGSGLPAALFARWLGNDVAILEKAASPGGTAAKAAFWYWVPNNKALRDAGNTDPKPEFMRYVARLSRPQSYDPSLPKLGLSDWEYEMCEAIYESASPAVELLAEKGALPYRHVPDVPDYWADLAGENAPMGRVLIPKDTSPSMADGGQVAIRTLTVAARRDGVKIHTGQRVVGVIRNEKGRAVGVEVATEEGTTRRVRARKAVIFASGGFTHDPELRRNFLSMPVYGGCAALTNEGDFVRISSNLGVQLGNMNYAWSCPILLEKALAKDGSMSGIFTMTGDSMLMVNKYGQRVVNEKTLYNEMVPTFFQWDGTRAEYPNLVMCSIWDQRAQDHSASKDYGSQIVPDGTDNRHVIKGETLEDLIKGIAARLHQYRSDTGNLKLSPDFLNNLKATIHRFNDLARNGRDLDFQRGERAVERMFNGHVKPGSKSGNPTMYPISNRGPYYAALITGGTLDTKGGPRTNSHGQVLDYANKPIPGLYGIGNCVASPSGRAYWSGGATLGPIMAFAYRAANQAHAEPLSQD